A part of Paenibacillus donghaensis genomic DNA contains:
- the gatB gene encoding Asp-tRNA(Asn)/Glu-tRNA(Gln) amidotransferase subunit GatB, with translation MTTYETVIGLEVHVELHTQSKIFCGCSTEFGAPPNTHTCPVCLGHPGVLPVLNRQAVEYAMKAAMALNCTIGDVSKFDRKNYFYPDSPKAYQISQFDQPIGLNGWIDIEVDGETKRIGITRLHLEEDAGKLTHVDGGFTSLVDFNRVGTPLIEIVSEPDLRSPEEARAYLEKIRAIMQYCDVSDVKMEEGSLRCDANISLRPEGQEQFGIRAELKNMNSFRGVLRGLQYEQVRQAEILDDGGIVVQETRRWDEAQGRTLSMRGKEEAHDYRYFPDPDLIVLHIDDAWKESIRSTIAELPDARKLRYNEEYGLTAYDAGVITSSKLLADFFEGSLAYTQDAKAVANWIMGDLLGYLNSNSLELSEVRITPQSLGEMIGLIAAGTISSKIAKTVFKEMLESGKLPGVIVEEQGLVQISDEGAIKGIVEAVVAANPQSVEDYKAGKQKAIGFLVGQVMKESKGKANPGLANKLLTEVLNG, from the coding sequence ATGACTACCTATGAAACGGTTATCGGGCTGGAAGTTCATGTGGAGCTTCATACCCAGTCCAAGATCTTCTGCGGCTGCTCGACCGAATTCGGCGCTCCGCCCAACACTCATACCTGTCCGGTCTGCCTGGGCCATCCCGGCGTGCTGCCGGTCCTGAACCGCCAGGCCGTGGAATATGCGATGAAGGCGGCAATGGCGCTCAACTGCACCATCGGCGATGTCAGCAAGTTTGACCGCAAGAACTATTTCTATCCCGATTCACCCAAGGCCTACCAGATTTCGCAATTTGACCAGCCGATCGGCCTGAACGGCTGGATTGACATTGAAGTAGACGGCGAGACCAAACGGATCGGCATCACCCGTCTTCACCTCGAAGAGGATGCCGGCAAGCTGACCCATGTCGACGGTGGGTTTACTTCGCTGGTCGATTTCAACCGGGTCGGAACCCCGCTGATTGAGATCGTATCGGAGCCGGATCTGCGCTCGCCGGAGGAAGCTCGCGCTTATCTTGAGAAGATCCGTGCCATTATGCAATATTGCGACGTATCCGACGTCAAGATGGAGGAAGGTTCGCTGCGCTGTGATGCGAACATCAGCCTGCGCCCTGAAGGGCAGGAGCAGTTCGGCATTCGTGCGGAGCTGAAGAACATGAACTCATTCCGAGGCGTGCTGCGCGGGCTGCAATATGAACAGGTTCGTCAGGCGGAGATCCTTGATGACGGCGGTATTGTCGTTCAGGAGACCCGCCGCTGGGACGAGGCCCAGGGCAGAACTCTGTCGATGCGCGGCAAGGAAGAAGCGCATGACTACCGGTATTTCCCGGACCCTGACCTGATCGTGCTGCATATTGATGATGCCTGGAAGGAATCGATCCGCTCCACGATTGCCGAGCTGCCGGATGCCCGGAAGCTCCGGTATAACGAGGAGTATGGACTTACTGCCTATGATGCCGGGGTTATTACCTCATCCAAGCTGCTGGCTGACTTTTTCGAAGGCAGTCTGGCTTATACGCAGGATGCCAAAGCGGTTGCCAACTGGATTATGGGCGACCTGCTTGGCTATCTGAACAGCAACAGCCTGGAGCTGTCCGAAGTGCGGATTACACCGCAAAGCTTGGGCGAGATGATTGGCCTGATCGCCGCGGGAACCATCAGCAGCAAGATAGCCAAGACGGTGTTTAAGGAAATGCTGGAGAGCGGCAAGCTGCCGGGAGTGATTGTTGAAGAGCAAGGCCTGGTGCAGATCAGCGACGAGGGTGCCATCAAAGGTATTGTGGAAGCTGTAGTCGCAGCCAACCCGCAATCCGTTGAGGATTATAAGGCAGGCAAGCAGAAGGCCATCGGCTTCCTGGTAGGACAGGTGATGAAGGAAAGCAAAGGCAAAGCCAATCCGGGGCTGGCCAACAAGCTGCTGACCGAGGTGCTGAACGGCTAG
- a CDS encoding DUF4097 family beta strand repeat-containing protein yields the protein MNNDSEELPVEEEQEQPQEQNEEQQASPPGKRSPRIPPRVKRRPRKHKFIAGLLAAVLPGTGHLYFGLLRKGISFIFIILLDIAALLYFSSIGMQINVPLLIILALLIPVLYFYNVFDVLQLADRRIRLPEDQTPTQAQVPKGAGKRRAFVTEPGISFGFLLLFGGAMLVFFRQKPAWLQFFIEHYAQAATALVLLAIGLLLGVREIVRGLSRRRGKDNRRRRVGRYTAAMLLAGIAVPLFLDWSGDTDYMLLLLKWWPVIPVLWGLELLLIYFFARRSGRTQAGARARLDLRGLLSAVLVAACVFIVAEQEHYLHLWNRVSLNLTAAAVDYGEAEGSRFEKPAIAVPVELDTAKLSIDGINGDILLHRAAVEDIEIVTTVWVDQLEGAMAEAISEQSFIEVVEGPTIKLISKSKAYGDSGKRQPRMDLDISLPEDRRFNLEIRTMNGRISLQNVEAIENISLETGNGELVLHRVLGNVKGKTLNGPVRARMLQGSAELTTSGGDMDAWDVTGALQMTTAVGNITATRSGAEVEISSKNGNLDINEARSKLKAESLNGGIRVRSPYLEGDWNIYSAVGDIMLYLPAEGNYKIMGSSGYGNIVTDLPGLVIDKKTISGELGTGEYQVEVEGNSNLNVSEY from the coding sequence ATGAATAATGATTCTGAAGAGCTCCCCGTAGAGGAAGAACAGGAACAGCCGCAGGAACAGAACGAGGAGCAGCAGGCCAGTCCACCTGGAAAACGATCTCCCCGAATCCCTCCACGCGTGAAGCGGCGTCCGCGCAAGCACAAGTTTATTGCCGGGCTGCTGGCGGCGGTTCTGCCTGGGACAGGACATTTATATTTCGGGCTTCTCCGCAAAGGCATTTCATTTATCTTTATCATTCTGCTGGATATTGCTGCATTGCTGTATTTCTCTTCCATTGGCATGCAGATCAATGTGCCACTGCTGATTATATTGGCTCTGCTGATCCCGGTGCTGTATTTCTATAACGTATTTGATGTGCTGCAGCTTGCCGACCGGCGTATCCGCCTGCCGGAGGATCAGACCCCTACGCAAGCCCAAGTTCCAAAAGGGGCGGGCAAACGTCGTGCGTTTGTAACAGAACCCGGTATTTCTTTTGGGTTTCTGCTGTTGTTTGGTGGCGCAATGCTAGTTTTTTTTCGCCAAAAGCCTGCTTGGCTTCAGTTTTTCATTGAGCATTATGCGCAAGCGGCAACAGCGCTGGTTCTGCTGGCCATTGGGCTGCTGCTGGGCGTCCGAGAGATTGTTCGCGGCCTAAGCCGCCGTAGAGGCAAAGATAACCGCAGACGGCGTGTCGGCAGATACACTGCTGCCATGCTGCTCGCGGGCATCGCCGTGCCACTGTTTCTGGACTGGAGCGGGGATACAGACTATATGCTTTTGCTGCTGAAATGGTGGCCGGTTATTCCTGTACTTTGGGGGCTGGAGCTGCTGCTGATCTATTTCTTCGCCCGGCGTTCCGGCAGAACGCAGGCAGGTGCCAGAGCAAGGCTGGACTTGCGAGGCTTGTTGTCTGCAGTTCTTGTCGCGGCATGTGTGTTCATTGTGGCTGAACAGGAGCATTATCTGCATCTGTGGAACCGGGTAAGCCTCAATCTTACAGCGGCAGCAGTCGATTATGGCGAGGCCGAGGGAAGCCGATTCGAGAAGCCGGCGATTGCAGTGCCGGTCGAACTGGACACCGCGAAGCTGTCGATTGATGGGATCAACGGAGATATCCTGCTGCACAGGGCTGCGGTAGAGGATATAGAGATCGTGACTACGGTATGGGTGGATCAGCTTGAAGGGGCTATGGCAGAGGCGATTTCGGAACAGTCTTTTATCGAAGTGGTTGAAGGTCCGACCATCAAGCTTATCTCCAAAAGCAAGGCTTATGGGGATTCAGGCAAACGCCAGCCACGCATGGACCTCGATATCTCCTTGCCGGAGGACCGCCGTTTCAATCTGGAGATTCGGACCATGAATGGCCGCATCTCCCTGCAGAATGTGGAAGCAATCGAGAATATATCACTTGAGACCGGGAATGGTGAACTCGTGCTGCACCGCGTCTTAGGCAATGTTAAGGGAAAAACCTTAAACGGACCTGTCCGCGCCAGAATGCTGCAGGGAAGTGCAGAGCTGACTACTAGCGGTGGAGATATGGATGCCTGGGATGTTACTGGCGCACTCCAAATGACTACTGCGGTAGGCAACATCACCGCTACGCGAAGCGGTGCCGAAGTGGAGATCTCCAGCAAGAACGGCAACCTAGACATCAATGAAGCGAGAAGCAAGCTGAAAGCGGAATCGCTAAACGGCGGAATCCGTGTGCGCTCTCCATATCTGGAGGGAGATTGGAATATATACAGCGCGGTAGGGGATATCATGCTGTATTTACCGGCTGAGGGCAATTACAAGATCATGGGTTCAAGCGGCTACGGTAATATTGTTACGGACTTGCCGGGACTTGTAATCGATAAGAAAACCATCTCCGGCGAGCTCGGTACCGGTGAATATCAAGTGGAAGTTGAAGGAAACAGCAACCTAAATGTGAGCGAATATTGA
- a CDS encoding carbohydrate ABC transporter permease produces MITEKGVWNRLRLRLLFTGPTLFTFITVMIIPFLYGIYLTFTNWDGISTTQTMVGFQNYGAVFRDADFWKSFGLTLKYVLFTVVFTNVLAFLLAYVLTKGIKGQSFFRAGFFLPNLVGGIVLGFIWQFIFNNVLVYIGQQAGIGIFSASWLADPDKAFWTLVIVTVWQYAGYMMVIYVAGLSGVPGDVLEAASIDGASGWLKMVKMTIPLMIPSFIVCIFLSLQRGFMVYDVNLSLTKGGPFKSTEFVSMHVYQKAFLSRDYGVGQAEALVLFLLVAAITLLQVYFSKKLEVEA; encoded by the coding sequence ATGATTACGGAAAAGGGAGTGTGGAACCGACTGCGTTTGCGGCTGCTCTTTACCGGGCCTACCTTGTTTACGTTTATTACCGTGATGATCATACCGTTTCTCTATGGGATCTACCTGACGTTTACGAACTGGGACGGAATCTCAACGACGCAGACGATGGTCGGCTTTCAGAACTATGGAGCGGTCTTTAGGGATGCTGATTTCTGGAAATCCTTCGGCCTGACGCTGAAGTACGTGCTGTTCACTGTCGTATTCACCAATGTGCTGGCTTTTCTGCTTGCTTATGTGCTTACTAAGGGAATAAAGGGGCAAAGTTTCTTTCGCGCAGGTTTTTTTCTTCCCAATCTGGTTGGGGGCATCGTGCTTGGCTTCATTTGGCAGTTTATCTTCAATAATGTGCTTGTATATATCGGCCAACAGGCTGGAATCGGAATCTTCAGTGCGTCCTGGCTGGCCGATCCGGATAAAGCGTTTTGGACGCTGGTTATTGTAACGGTATGGCAATATGCGGGTTATATGATGGTCATTTATGTAGCAGGTCTGAGCGGGGTTCCGGGTGATGTCCTGGAGGCGGCAAGCATTGACGGAGCCAGCGGCTGGCTGAAAATGGTCAAAATGACGATTCCGCTCATGATCCCTTCTTTTATTGTGTGTATCTTTCTGTCTTTGCAGCGCGGCTTTATGGTATATGATGTCAACCTCTCCTTAACAAAGGGCGGTCCGTTCAAAAGCACTGAATTTGTTTCCATGCATGTCTATCAGAAGGCTTTTTTATCCCGGGACTACGGGGTAGGGCAGGCGGAGGCGCTGGTGTTATTCCTGCTGGTGGCGGCCATTACACTGCTTCAGGTTTATTTTAGCAAGAAATTGGAGGTTGAGGCATAA
- a CDS encoding ABC transporter substrate-binding protein, producing the protein MKLFKGSSLMVLLLAFVVVLSACGNSADSGKSSDSSNADVKITLLNSKGEIQTQLEDAAKAFHEDNPGITVEIQAVPTGGSPFERASALYASGNPPTMIMMDTGDVEKFKDRVLDLSEEKWNGDAVVNATDLTTFDGKNYAFPLAIEGYGFIYNKAVVDKAVGGSFDPSTINTTEALEGLFKQIEASGKKALVVSPMDWSLGAHYLPLAYAGQNKDMAEVNKFVDALRAGTASIADNKVFNGLMDTFDVMMKYNIDKASALSSTYERGPELLGKGEVGIWFMGNWSWPQISSFDTANGEYGFLPVPISNNAADYGNQEISSAVSKRLVLDKEKATPEQQAAAKKFLDWIVYQDKGQDFLVNKANIIPAFKNITIPAADPLGKSIQDYISRGKSEQSMSALPADHWSILGASMQKYLAQSGDRALLAKEIEEYWKTAK; encoded by the coding sequence ATGAAACTTTTCAAAGGATCAAGTTTAATGGTTTTGTTATTGGCGTTTGTCGTGGTACTATCTGCCTGCGGCAACTCGGCGGATAGCGGAAAGTCTTCCGATTCCAGTAATGCCGATGTGAAGATCACGCTGCTAAATTCCAAAGGCGAAATACAGACACAGCTTGAGGATGCGGCCAAGGCTTTTCATGAGGATAATCCCGGTATCACGGTGGAGATTCAAGCCGTTCCTACAGGCGGTTCACCTTTTGAGCGGGCCTCGGCTTTATATGCGTCAGGCAACCCGCCAACCATGATCATGATGGATACAGGCGATGTCGAGAAATTTAAGGACCGCGTTCTGGATCTTAGTGAAGAGAAGTGGAATGGCGACGCGGTGGTGAATGCCACCGACCTGACCACCTTTGACGGCAAAAACTACGCCTTCCCACTGGCCATTGAAGGTTACGGCTTCATCTACAATAAAGCAGTTGTTGACAAGGCCGTTGGCGGAAGTTTCGATCCTTCCACTATCAATACCACCGAGGCGCTTGAAGGTCTGTTCAAGCAGATTGAGGCGTCCGGCAAAAAGGCGCTTGTAGTTTCCCCGATGGATTGGTCGCTGGGCGCGCATTATCTGCCGCTGGCGTATGCCGGACAGAATAAAGATATGGCAGAGGTTAATAAATTTGTGGATGCTCTGCGGGCCGGTACAGCTTCGATTGCAGATAACAAGGTATTTAACGGACTGATGGATACTTTTGATGTGATGATGAAATATAATATCGACAAAGCTTCGGCGTTATCAAGTACTTATGAGCGCGGACCCGAACTCCTTGGCAAAGGAGAGGTGGGCATTTGGTTCATGGGGAACTGGTCTTGGCCGCAGATCAGCAGCTTTGATACCGCGAACGGAGAATACGGCTTCCTGCCTGTCCCAATCAGCAATAACGCGGCGGATTATGGCAATCAGGAAATATCCTCAGCCGTTTCCAAACGTCTTGTGCTGGATAAGGAAAAAGCTACGCCGGAGCAGCAGGCGGCAGCCAAGAAGTTTCTGGATTGGATCGTTTATCAGGACAAAGGCCAGGACTTCTTGGTGAATAAGGCCAACATCATTCCGGCATTTAAAAATATTACTATTCCGGCCGCAGATCCACTGGGCAAATCCATTCAGGATTATATCTCCAGAGGAAAATCCGAGCAATCCATGAGCGCGCTGCCTGCCGACCACTGGTCCATCCTTGGGGCATCGATGCAGAAGTATTTGGCCCAATCAGGTGATCGCGCCTTACTGGCCAAAGAAATTGAGGAGTACTGGAAAACGGCGAAATAA
- a CDS encoding nucleotidyltransferase-like protein, with translation MELSNLTLLSGETFDEHVLGAVTLRNSNSHTPVQSALLQDFDMVLVMLHENQNGEHVVSHTISGEKRTHSVHIGLSALEHAVMAGDNNELLTSLVVGEVIWDPKGILEEMRRQIAKFEGSLRERVLFMEFARFLHMYVKSKRYLEAGCIMDAYNCVMSALYHWARIEVSECGQFPDPAIWEQVKNLNTAVSKLYEELAVSNETLEQRVQLVLLACEFAVMSKMAECCALLLSILGSRKEPWSVDELLQHSGLSPLEAELPFVLRKLVSRSLVREITSWADTTCREGHDIRYTL, from the coding sequence ATGGAACTGTCCAATTTGACCCTATTGAGTGGAGAAACCTTCGATGAGCATGTTCTGGGAGCGGTCACCTTGCGCAATAGCAACAGCCACACACCGGTTCAGAGCGCACTTCTTCAGGATTTTGATATGGTATTGGTAATGCTTCATGAGAACCAGAACGGAGAACATGTGGTCAGCCATACCATTTCCGGAGAGAAACGGACTCACTCTGTACATATCGGGTTGTCTGCACTGGAACATGCTGTTATGGCAGGGGACAACAACGAGCTGCTTACCAGTCTGGTTGTCGGTGAGGTGATTTGGGACCCCAAGGGCATCCTGGAAGAGATGCGCCGGCAGATAGCGAAGTTCGAGGGTTCGCTGAGAGAGCGGGTGCTTTTTATGGAATTTGCCCGTTTTTTGCATATGTATGTGAAGTCCAAACGTTATTTGGAGGCCGGCTGCATCATGGACGCATACAATTGCGTAATGAGCGCCTTATACCATTGGGCACGCATTGAGGTCAGCGAATGCGGCCAGTTTCCCGACCCTGCGATTTGGGAACAGGTCAAGAACTTGAATACTGCTGTATCCAAGCTGTATGAGGAGCTGGCAGTCAGCAATGAGACGCTTGAGCAAAGAGTTCAGCTGGTACTGCTCGCCTGCGAATTTGCCGTGATGTCCAAAATGGCAGAATGCTGCGCCTTGCTCCTAAGCATTCTGGGCAGCCGCAAGGAGCCATGGAGCGTTGATGAGCTGCTTCAGCATTCCGGGCTTAGTCCTCTGGAGGCTGAACTGCCCTTTGTGCTCCGCAAGCTGGTTTCTCGCTCGTTGGTAAGGGAGATCACCTCCTGGGCTGACACGACCTGCCGGGAGGGGCATGACATCCGATATACGTTGTAA
- the perR gene encoding peroxide-responsive transcriptional repressor PerR: MGSGVQHALEQLKTTGVRITPQRHAILTYLMEAMNHPTADEIYRALEPKFPSMSVATVYNNLKMFIEAGMVRELTYGDTSSRFDANVSDHYHVICEVCGKIEDFSYSSLHEVEERAAQSTGFTIHGLRMELYGVCGCCGKNDSQQ; the protein is encoded by the coding sequence ATGGGTAGTGGCGTGCAGCATGCATTGGAGCAATTGAAAACTACCGGCGTCCGTATTACACCCCAGCGTCATGCGATTCTTACGTATCTGATGGAAGCGATGAATCATCCTACGGCCGATGAAATTTACCGTGCGCTTGAGCCTAAGTTTCCGAGTATGAGCGTGGCAACCGTATATAACAACCTCAAAATGTTCATAGAAGCCGGAATGGTGCGGGAGCTGACTTACGGGGACACCTCCAGCCGTTTTGACGCCAATGTATCCGATCATTATCATGTAATCTGTGAGGTGTGCGGCAAGATAGAAGATTTCAGCTATTCATCCCTTCACGAAGTGGAAGAACGTGCCGCTCAGAGTACAGGCTTCACGATTCATGGTTTGCGTATGGAGCTTTACGGAGTTTGCGGATGCTGTGGGAAGAACGACTCGCAGCAATAA
- a CDS encoding GNAT family N-acetyltransferase, with protein MDTIVKLDLQDESTVDELWSLQHKAYRLEAELIGFHEIPPLLETRDMLRSSREAFYGCVDDEGDLMGAVAAEEESPGNLTVTRMMVGPQYFRQGVAGRLLEYIFTQYAGMKQFTVSTGKLNLPAVALYTKHGFIPVSVEEVAPGVELIEFHRIGSI; from the coding sequence ATGGATACAATAGTAAAGCTGGATCTGCAGGATGAGAGTACCGTTGATGAGCTATGGAGCCTCCAGCATAAGGCCTACCGCCTGGAGGCGGAATTAATCGGCTTCCATGAGATTCCCCCGCTGCTGGAGACCAGAGACATGCTGAGAAGCTCCAGAGAAGCCTTCTACGGCTGTGTCGATGACGAAGGGGACCTGATGGGAGCAGTCGCAGCCGAAGAGGAGTCGCCGGGCAACCTGACGGTGACGCGCATGATGGTAGGACCGCAGTATTTCCGACAGGGGGTGGCTGGCAGGCTGCTGGAGTATATTTTTACACAATATGCAGGAATGAAGCAGTTTACCGTATCGACTGGCAAGCTGAATCTGCCAGCTGTGGCACTTTACACTAAACACGGCTTTATTCCGGTTAGCGTGGAAGAGGTCGCTCCCGGAGTGGAACTTATTGAATTTCACCGGATCGGTTCGATTTGA
- a CDS encoding DUF2614 family zinc ribbon-containing protein, translating to MKFKSAKINAFRTWGLLLTMLGMGLMVCGTAGIVFWGSAGKIAAAIGLVIGLIAMLASLAIYFWAGMLSTSALQVDCPACGKMTKLLGKTDRCMFCRTILTTDPQQANHTADQLEDQQHLNH from the coding sequence ATGAAATTTAAATCAGCCAAAATCAATGCCTTCCGCACCTGGGGGCTGTTGCTCACCATGCTCGGAATGGGACTCATGGTATGCGGAACAGCCGGTATTGTGTTCTGGGGTTCGGCAGGCAAAATTGCAGCTGCAATCGGATTGGTTATTGGCCTGATAGCCATGCTGGCCAGCCTAGCTATCTATTTCTGGGCAGGCATGCTCTCGACCAGTGCTCTCCAGGTAGATTGTCCCGCCTGCGGCAAAATGACCAAGTTGCTGGGCAAAACGGACCGCTGTATGTTCTGCCGTACCATCCTGACAACTGATCCGCAGCAGGCGAACCATACAGCTGATCAGCTTGAGGACCAGCAGCATCTAAATCATTGA
- a CDS encoding glycosyl hydrolase family 18 protein, translating into MLDRRRRQTHVRKRGGTFRRLLGLLIIAAAVYWVVFYVMPNREHVDPDWKGLDRPVFVKGELTGYSASGEEDNLLLPLPLLQEYVDPAIRYEETTKSVILSTNSELLYMQENNTAATLNNKPLQLRLAPEVKDKITYLPADVLEDLYGFDLHEDSGTGAVLLMTAGETVPLGTVNGDAGDTKALRHEASIHAPIAVDMPTGAAVRIWNAENADWLYVQLESGYTGYAKASDIEQAGEKKVEPKAAEPSRAERNWQGKPVNLFWEAVYERKPNPASFDKLPGVNVVSPTWFSIVDTEGNVRSKADSAYVQWAHGQGMEVWGLLSNSFEADLTTAALSTYEKRMNTIVQMLQFADLYKLDGINIDFENVYTKDGGNVTQFMRELKPMAQAKNLIVSIDVTPKSKSEMWSLFLDRRALGEVADFLMVMAYDEHWAASPVAGSVASLSWVEQSISRIIEEDDVPPEKLILGIPLYTRIWTEAEEKGKTKVSSKAVSMNAVEEIITEKKLKPTFDEEAGQNYVEYKEDGSLRRIWIEDEVSLKARVELAKSFGLGGLASWTRSFGNPSAWETLNEIHQ; encoded by the coding sequence ATGTTGGACAGAAGACGAAGACAAACACATGTCAGGAAAAGAGGCGGAACGTTCCGCCGTTTGCTTGGACTGTTGATTATAGCAGCTGCTGTTTATTGGGTTGTCTTTTATGTAATGCCCAACCGGGAGCATGTAGATCCGGACTGGAAAGGGCTTGATCGGCCTGTTTTTGTAAAAGGCGAACTGACGGGCTACTCTGCATCGGGTGAGGAAGATAACCTCTTATTGCCATTGCCGCTCTTGCAGGAGTATGTTGATCCTGCTATTCGTTATGAAGAGACTACCAAGTCAGTAATTCTTTCAACAAACAGCGAACTTTTATATATGCAGGAGAATAACACTGCTGCCACGCTGAACAACAAACCGCTGCAGCTGCGGCTCGCGCCGGAAGTGAAGGATAAGATAACCTATCTGCCTGCGGATGTGCTTGAAGACCTCTATGGGTTTGACTTGCATGAGGACAGCGGTACGGGAGCAGTTCTTCTTATGACTGCGGGGGAGACAGTGCCTCTTGGTACAGTTAATGGTGATGCGGGCGATACGAAGGCACTGCGACATGAGGCCTCCATACATGCCCCGATTGCAGTGGATATGCCAACAGGCGCAGCGGTGCGGATATGGAATGCAGAGAATGCGGACTGGCTGTATGTTCAGTTGGAGAGTGGTTACACCGGTTACGCCAAGGCGAGTGATATTGAGCAGGCCGGAGAGAAGAAGGTAGAGCCCAAAGCCGCCGAGCCTTCACGCGCAGAACGGAACTGGCAGGGGAAGCCAGTCAATCTGTTCTGGGAGGCTGTATATGAACGTAAGCCGAACCCTGCTTCGTTCGATAAACTGCCTGGTGTCAATGTGGTCAGTCCTACCTGGTTCAGTATTGTCGATACAGAGGGCAATGTGCGCAGCAAGGCTGACAGCGCCTATGTGCAGTGGGCCCATGGACAAGGCATGGAGGTGTGGGGACTGCTGAGCAACAGCTTTGAAGCTGACCTGACCACTGCCGCTTTGTCCACCTATGAGAAGCGGATGAATACCATTGTGCAGATGCTGCAGTTTGCTGATTTGTACAAGCTGGACGGCATCAATATTGACTTCGAGAATGTTTACACCAAAGATGGCGGGAACGTTACCCAGTTTATGCGTGAGCTAAAGCCCATGGCTCAGGCCAAGAACTTGATCGTATCGATCGATGTGACTCCCAAGTCAAAAAGTGAGATGTGGTCTCTGTTCTTGGACCGCAGGGCGCTTGGAGAGGTGGCGGATTTCCTGATGGTTATGGCTTATGATGAGCATTGGGCAGCCAGTCCGGTTGCAGGCTCCGTCGCTTCATTGTCCTGGGTGGAGCAATCGATCAGCCGAATTATTGAGGAAGATGATGTGCCGCCGGAGAAGCTGATCCTTGGTATTCCGCTGTACACCCGGATTTGGACGGAAGCCGAGGAGAAGGGCAAGACCAAAGTAAGCTCCAAAGCGGTCAGCATGAACGCCGTAGAGGAGATTATTACCGAGAAGAAACTAAAGCCGACCTTTGATGAGGAGGCTGGGCAGAATTATGTGGAATACAAGGAAGACGGCAGTCTGCGCAGAATTTGGATCGAGGATGAGGTTTCTCTAAAAGCAAGAGTAGAGCTTGCCAAGTCCTTCGGCCTCGGTGGCCTGGCATCCTGGACTCGCAGCTTCGGCAATCCTTCGGCTTGGGAAACCTTAAACGAGATTCACCAATAA
- a CDS encoding LacI family DNA-binding transcriptional regulator, with the protein MVTIHDVALKAGVSVTTVSRVLNNRGYISESTRSKVYRIMEELNYHPNEIARSLLRKRSNIIGLIVPDVSHPFFAELANHVEYYAYQDGCKVLLCNSHLDPVKEKEYIEMLKRNMVDGIVMGSHTLQVDDYRNLHSPIVTIDRQIDEEIPYISSDNYRGGELATELLIAKGCKKIAHICGNLELKLLANKRSSAFRDVMSRHDIEYVIIQTDMNVFDHAQYGSIIERLLREHPDVDGIFATSDIIAAFALKGCIKAGKKVPEDIRIIGYDDIGAVSWFEPELSSIKQPISEIGRLSVELIRKQRDGEPFIRENILPVELMERSTT; encoded by the coding sequence ATGGTTACTATTCATGATGTTGCTTTAAAAGCCGGTGTATCCGTCACCACAGTTTCGCGGGTTCTGAACAATCGCGGTTATATCAGCGAGAGCACCCGCAGCAAGGTCTACCGAATTATGGAGGAGCTCAATTATCATCCGAATGAAATTGCACGCTCGCTCCTACGAAAGCGCTCTAATATTATCGGTCTTATTGTTCCAGACGTTTCTCACCCCTTCTTCGCTGAGCTGGCTAATCATGTGGAATATTACGCATATCAGGACGGCTGTAAGGTATTGCTGTGTAATTCTCATCTGGACCCGGTCAAGGAAAAGGAATATATAGAGATGCTGAAGCGGAATATGGTGGACGGCATTGTCATGGGCAGCCATACCCTGCAGGTGGATGATTACCGAAATCTGCATTCGCCCATTGTGACCATTGACCGTCAGATTGATGAAGAGATTCCCTATATCTCGTCGGACAATTATCGCGGAGGGGAGCTGGCAACTGAGCTGCTGATTGCCAAGGGCTGCAAGAAGATTGCGCATATTTGCGGTAATTTGGAGTTGAAGCTTCTTGCCAATAAGCGGAGTAGCGCTTTCCGTGACGTCATGTCTAGGCATGATATTGAATACGTTATCATCCAGACGGATATGAACGTATTTGATCACGCCCAATATGGTTCGATTATAGAGAGATTGCTGCGGGAACATCCGGATGTAGATGGTATCTTTGCCACAAGTGACATTATTGCTGCTTTTGCCTTAAAGGGCTGCATTAAAGCGGGAAAAAAAGTTCCTGAAGACATTCGCATTATCGGTTATGATGACATAGGAGCCGTTTCCTGGTTTGAGCCAGAGCTAAGTTCCATCAAGCAGCCCATTAGTGAAATAGGCAGGCTATCGGTCGAATTAATCCGCAAACAGCGCGATGGGGAACCCTTTATCCGGGAGAATATTCTCCCGGTTGAGCTTATGGAAAGATCCACTACATAA